The proteins below come from a single Aegilops tauschii subsp. strangulata cultivar AL8/78 chromosome 6, Aet v6.0, whole genome shotgun sequence genomic window:
- the LOC109731630 gene encoding protein neprosin-like isoform X1: protein MKGTQAISVTLLMSFLVLATRGKDVRYRRQEEDSTQILTYQGVNKTIQMEDGDVYDCIDVYKQPAFNHPLLKDHKIQMKPNSFPVWMDTQTFPSDSFSQVQPSIIKCPIGTIPILRSNGSSTIATHNIDGLKNDMQWERAGLRYIGDLFGARALINVWEPKVNKGSQDYSSLWIDIENGGGQHTDRMGAGLRVSPTLSGDAFSRFHVAWYDGYSKKSCVDFRCPGYVQVHHNVGPGTRIQPSSVYGGLQKVVDIQIFKEPTSGHWWVSVNKMPIGYWPGGLFEFIRYKGDFAFWGGQVEGPTAASNSLQMGSGHFASEGFGKVAFIEGIDIADHKGRFVTPDKSRVEHGSSDHSRYTAGGFEVSKYIGMRIFYGGPGSMRA, encoded by the exons ATGAAAGGAACACAAGCCATTAGTGTGACTCTTCTCATGTCATTTCTTGTTCTAGCGACCAGAGGAAAAGATGTGAGATATAGAAGGCAAGAGGAAGACAGTACCCAGATTCTCACTTATCAAGGAGTTAATAAAACCATTCAA ATGGAAGACGGGGACGTCTATGACTGCATCGATGTGTATAAGCAACCGGCTTTTAACCACCCATTGTTAAAAGACCATAAAATCCAG ATGAAACCAAATTCTTTCCCTGTTTGGATGGATACCCAAACATTTCCTTCGGATTCTTTTTCGCAAGTGCAACCATCTATCATCAAGTGCCCAATAGGAACAATTCCAATACTGCGTAGTAATGGAAGTAGCACCATAGCAACACACAATATTGATGGGCTCAAAAACGATATGCAATGGGAG AGGGCGGGACTCAGATACATTGGTGATTTATTTGGGGCGCGTGCTCTAATAAATGTTTGGGAGCCAAAGGTTAATAAAGGTAGCCAGGATTATAGCTCACTTTGGATAGATATTGAAAATGGAGGGGGACAACACACAGATCGGATGGGCGCTGGTCTTCGGGTATCTCCAACATTGAGTGGTGATGCTTTTTCTAGATTTCATGTTGCTTGG TACGATGGCTATTCAAAGAAGTCATGCGTTGACTTCAGGTGTCCGGGATATGTGCAAGTCCACCACAATGTTGGTCCTGGAACAAGAATACAACCATCCTCTGTCTATGGTGGATTACAGAAAGTAGTAGACATTCAAATATTCAAG GAGCCGACATCAGGCCATTGGTGGGTGAGTGTGAATAAAATGCCAATTGGATATTGGCCGGGCGGACTATTCGAATTCATTAGATACAAGGGTGATTTCGCGTTCTGGGGCGGGCAGGTTGAGGGGCCGACTGCCGCATCAAACTCTCTGCAGATGGGCAGCGGGCATTTTGCTTCGGAAGGATTCGGAAAAGTGGCGTTCATAGAAGGCATCGATATTGCTGATCATAAGGGCAGGTTTGTGACCCCGGATAAATCCCGAGTGGAGCATGGGTCGAGCGATCATTCCAGATACACCGCCGGTGGATTTGAAGTTAGCAAGTATATCGGTATGCGTATCTTCTATGGTGGACCAGGCTCCATGAGGGCATGA
- the LOC109731630 gene encoding protein neprosin-like isoform X2, translating into MKGTQAISVTLLMSFLVLATRGKDVRYRRQEEDSTQILTYQGVNKTIQMEDGDVYDCIDVYKQPAFNHPLLKDHKIQRAGLRYIGDLFGARALINVWEPKVNKGSQDYSSLWIDIENGGGQHTDRMGAGLRVSPTLSGDAFSRFHVAWYDGYSKKSCVDFRCPGYVQVHHNVGPGTRIQPSSVYGGLQKVVDIQIFKEPTSGHWWVSVNKMPIGYWPGGLFEFIRYKGDFAFWGGQVEGPTAASNSLQMGSGHFASEGFGKVAFIEGIDIADHKGRFVTPDKSRVEHGSSDHSRYTAGGFEVSKYIGMRIFYGGPGSMRA; encoded by the exons ATGAAAGGAACACAAGCCATTAGTGTGACTCTTCTCATGTCATTTCTTGTTCTAGCGACCAGAGGAAAAGATGTGAGATATAGAAGGCAAGAGGAAGACAGTACCCAGATTCTCACTTATCAAGGAGTTAATAAAACCATTCAA ATGGAAGACGGGGACGTCTATGACTGCATCGATGTGTATAAGCAACCGGCTTTTAACCACCCATTGTTAAAAGACCATAAAATCCAG AGGGCGGGACTCAGATACATTGGTGATTTATTTGGGGCGCGTGCTCTAATAAATGTTTGGGAGCCAAAGGTTAATAAAGGTAGCCAGGATTATAGCTCACTTTGGATAGATATTGAAAATGGAGGGGGACAACACACAGATCGGATGGGCGCTGGTCTTCGGGTATCTCCAACATTGAGTGGTGATGCTTTTTCTAGATTTCATGTTGCTTGG TACGATGGCTATTCAAAGAAGTCATGCGTTGACTTCAGGTGTCCGGGATATGTGCAAGTCCACCACAATGTTGGTCCTGGAACAAGAATACAACCATCCTCTGTCTATGGTGGATTACAGAAAGTAGTAGACATTCAAATATTCAAG GAGCCGACATCAGGCCATTGGTGGGTGAGTGTGAATAAAATGCCAATTGGATATTGGCCGGGCGGACTATTCGAATTCATTAGATACAAGGGTGATTTCGCGTTCTGGGGCGGGCAGGTTGAGGGGCCGACTGCCGCATCAAACTCTCTGCAGATGGGCAGCGGGCATTTTGCTTCGGAAGGATTCGGAAAAGTGGCGTTCATAGAAGGCATCGATATTGCTGATCATAAGGGCAGGTTTGTGACCCCGGATAAATCCCGAGTGGAGCATGGGTCGAGCGATCATTCCAGATACACCGCCGGTGGATTTGAAGTTAGCAAGTATATCGGTATGCGTATCTTCTATGGTGGACCAGGCTCCATGAGGGCATGA